The nucleotide window cattttgtaatatatataaatctatatttactgattattatttttatggatGACTATTgcctatttattttaatttttaagaaaattccTAAATTCTCTTCTTAAAAAATTGCTATAAAATAAGGTAGAAGTTACATTTTTCTTGCTTATGGCTATACAATgttctccttttcttttataGGTGTTATCAGTTATGTTTAcagcttcaaatatttttccttaaatacCTGAACTAAAGCTTGAGCCAAAGCTGATTGGTTTTGGTCATTAGAGTGTGACATTTGTACATTTTGTGATTTTGCCTAAAGCTTCAGCTAGAGTTGGTTGATTTTGATTATTAGAGCATGATATTGGTACATTTTCGATCTCTaatagaataaaattttgaatttttatagcATTATTGCATCGTTTTCAAAGGTGGGTTCGAGACGAGTTTCGAAGTGGGACGTTAGGCGTACCAAAAATACTCCaaagacaaaaattaaaaatgtagaTTTAAAATCCAAACGTAGAAACATACCAAACGAGACTTTAGTTTGGAAAACAAATATTCACCATATGGGGGACTAGTTATGTAATTAATCGTACTCCCTGGTTTCATTTGGGCGAGTACACGTTCATTTTCCTGGTCAAGCGCAGCACCATAgcataaccctaaaccctaatctaaaCCCACAAAGACCAATTTGCTGTGTTTGGAAGAAATCCACAGAATTCAGCAGCTATGGCTTGGCGTGGTTCCGTCACCAGATCACTCACTTCCGTCGCTAGAGCTTCCACTTCCCGTTCATCTCCGACTGTTAACCGCGTTCGCACTCCTCCGATCTCCGCCCCTCGTTCCAACACGCGCCGCTTCTCATTTACCAGTCCCAGGTCTTCTATTTAACTTTTTTCAAACTTATTGCGTATTGGAACGGAATGTATATCAATAGAGAGGactaaatgtataaaatttaaCTAGCGGACTCCAactagtttgggattgaggcGTATTGATTGTTGTTATTGAATGGTGAGataaaactaaaattagatGGGAGAATTATAGTAGAATGAACGTGGAAGATTTGTACTGATCCACTACAGCTAGTTTGTGATTGAGGCATATCAATTATTGTTATTAAATGTGAAGTTAAACTAGAATTAGATAGGGTGAAATATAGCAGAATGGATGTGGGAGATTCACACTGACCACTGCAGCTAGTTTGTGATTgacgtgttttttttttgttaagaatCCCATCAATATGAGTATTACTTTTCCTAATCAAAAAAAGAATTTCCATCAATATTGTATTTCACATTTGTGTCCTCacaagttattattattattatatctgATTAGGACATTGGGAGCTTTGGGGTGTACTCAGTCATTTTTGCCGCTGCATAATGTGGTGGCTGGAACTCGATTGACTTCTCACTTGACAGTTAACGTGCGGGCTTGCTGCGAGCTGTATCATGGTACCTTCCAACGTTCTTGTCAGGATCGCTAGTAGTTTCTTTGTGAGTCTTGTTCCGTTTTAGGATAGAAGAATAAGATGATTTTGTTTGGAAAGAAGTTTTAGACTTTGTTTACATGATTGTGTCTTCTGCATCTGGAATTGCTCTTTTCAGCATGCTCTTTGTGCATAGTGAGAATGCTGTTTGCTTTTTCATTGGTGAACTTGAGGGGTGTTCTAGTTAAATATTGCTTTTGTTTGTTGATATTGGTTGATAAAAAGGACTTGGGGATTTATAGGGAGGAATGGAAAAGATGGGTGATGTCAGCAGCACTTCCAAACCTCCAGTGGGACATTTTGCAGCATTGTAGGTTTCTTATATTCCACCTTCTTTTTTTATGGTATTTGATTGATAATATAATACATCTTAAGTTAGCAATTCTGCattgttgatgaaaataaatatgCATCAAGTGGGAGAAATCATAGGTCTTCAGAGTTTGAGAGGCGTTATATGAAATAGATAGTCATTTGATCCGTGGGAGCTATTCATATGTCCATTCGCCTTGcagttttctttgttttactCTTCTTTCTTATGCTAAACCTTCTCATACCTGTTTTCTGCATAGTAAAATTTGATCTGTATGATCAAAACTGTTTCGTCAATTTAAGCGTAGCATAATCATTGGTGTTTAAGGAACTAATAGGCTCGAGCCAATTTTTGTCTTTCTGCTCTTTTCTAGTTTTACTACACCGGCGTAAATTGAAAGTTATTTCCCAAATATTCCTATTCATTTTGTAGTATTGGAATAACAAAAATTACCTCATAGTTTAAGACAGTTTCTTCTTATTGGTGTAAATTGAAAGTTATTTCCCAAATATTCCTATTCATTTTGTAGTATGGAATAACAAAAATTACCTCATAGTTTAAGACAGTTTCTTCTTATTACAAACTGTAGATCTGTAAGTAGTTCAGTCAAAGTGTATGATGCTGTAGTATTGTTCAAGAGGTGATCTGTGAATGGGAGACTTCAGTtcaaatgttttccatggaccAGTGACATAGCATAGTGGAGTTATCAAGAGTTAACCTAATTGGCAATAAATTGGCATAGCAATCAGAGAGACATTACGGAAGTTATCTAAAGGGAATTAAGATTCAAAACAACACTCAAATATGTTGGGAGGGACAGGAATTCACTGCTGGGGGTGACTACTCTCTTATGACAAGTTGGAAGATGATCTTTATCACGTAATGGATTTCCTATCTTTGAGAAGTTCCTTTAGTGCCCACTCGCGGATGGTTGGATTCAAATTCAATCAGATACGATGCAACATAGGAGGATTGGATGCAACTATATGGTCTAGCCATTTATTTGTTACTGACAAGCAAGTAAAATAAGCCATATGTTAAGCCAATAAAATGTAACTAAAACATTTAGGTGAGGGAGATGCCCCCGGGTGTGGGATGGCAGGTTGTGAGATGGTTCACAATAGGCAGTGGTGGTTTGAAAAAAAGCAGATGGTCAAGACTGTTGTATTTTACTAGCAATCTCTAATAGAGACCTTGTAAGAGTTTTACAGCACCAAATAGTAAGATTTGGAAATTCAAGATGTTTCTTGCTTATTGCTATCAAGCACCTCTATACAACAGGAGGCACCAATGTACAAAAAATGGTGAAAAGCCCCTCATTCCCAGTTGATCCTGTTGTGGTGAAAAGTGTGTACATAGAGGTGAAGATGAAGCTTTGTTGGCCTACCTAATCCCATCCTGTGGAATTATCTTAGTTGGGTTCAAGAGGGATTGTAAGGTCAGACAAAACATATTTAATCAGTCAGCATCCTAGTTCTCTTCTTGAAATTAAGTGTGCAGACTAGGGATGCCCCTAAAACTTGTAACTTGGAATTGGAGGTTGTTGCCCTTAATACAAAGACACACTTACATTACTTCAATGAACCTGAATAGAACAAGTTATAATTTAGAAGCAAAAACCAAAGAACACAGGAGTTCATTAgactttataatatttatagaaaTAACAACTCGATGAGAGAAAAACAGAAATAACAAAACACTAGTTGGGGGAAACTGGAGAAGGAAAGAATTAGGACCTAAGAAAGTCTCTTCGTTCTTTTGTTTTTAGATAGGTGGAAAGTCTATATTGTACAAAACCTAAACTAGCAGACCTCCATGTAATTCTGAACATCATCATCTATTGAGCCTGCAGTCCACATTTTCCCATCATTTGTGGACTGCAGACCAAAATCAATCATCTTTTCTCTTATTAGCTTTCTCCTTCAGGTCATTTGCCTGGTagaaatttagtttaaattagTGCTAGAATCAGTCAAATCCACTCAGAGTGCTGTAATATAATGTACTACTTCTGATCCAGATGCATAGTTACCTCACTTTATAGGTTTGAGTGCTATGTGGTGTGCTTCCTTCAACAAGATTTCTTTGTCAAAGAGTACCAGCACGTTTCCATGTGTTTTTGATGGTGGACCTAAATTGCATGAGTTGCCTTTGAAACCTGGCAGTCTGGCACTACTAAAATTGCTTTAATAGTTCTATAACTTGCATTGACTAACACAGATACCACATGATTTGTATCTAACAGGTACTTGAACACAATTAATGGAGCAGCACAAAGTTGCTTGAGGTTTATGGTAGTGTTGGCAGGTTGATGCATCTCTGACAATCTGTTTTGGATGCAGAAAATAATAACTGTTAATCTTTGTTTTTTTCACATTCTAAAGATAAACTAGAAAATCTGTTTCCGACAGTATCATAgagattaaatttatttcagttAAGTGTTCATTTATGCTTGGCCTGTCTTATGTATGCCATTTAAGATGCTTCTTAAACTTACTTTCTTTCGCAATCTAGTATGATGTTAGAATGGAATTTTACCAGTATGGTTGATAAAATTGAACCGGGGTTATGCTGTATATTGTGA belongs to Solanum stenotomum isolate F172 chromosome 1, ASM1918654v1, whole genome shotgun sequence and includes:
- the LOC125853281 gene encoding uncharacterized protein LOC125853281 isoform X2; its protein translation is MAWRGSVTRSLTSVARASTSRSSPTVNRVRTPPISAPRSNTRRFSFTSPRTLGALGCTQSFLPLHNVVAGTRLTSHLTVNVRACCELYHGRNGKDG
- the LOC125853281 gene encoding uncharacterized protein LOC125853281 isoform X3 produces the protein MAWRGSVTRSLTSVARASTSRSSPTVNRVRTPPISAPRSNTRRFSFTSPRTLGALGCTQSFLPLHNVVAGTRLTSHLTVNVRACCELYHGT
- the LOC125853281 gene encoding uncharacterized protein LOC125853281 isoform X1, translated to MAWRGSVTRSLTSVARASTSRSSPTVNRVRTPPISAPRSNTRRFSFTSPRTLGALGCTQSFLPLHNVVAGTRLTSHLTVNVRACCELYHGTFQRSCQDR